The following coding sequences lie in one Lolium perenne isolate Kyuss_39 chromosome 2, Kyuss_2.0, whole genome shotgun sequence genomic window:
- the LOC127333269 gene encoding protein translation factor SUI1 homolog yields the protein MSDLDVQIPTAFDPFAEANAGDAGAAAGTKDYVHVRIQQRNGRKSLTTVQGLKKEFSYSKILKDLKKEFCCNGTVVQDSELGQVIQLQGDQRKNVSNFLVQAGIVKKEHIKIHGF from the exons ATGTCTGATCTTGACGTTCAGATCCCAACTGCCTTTG ATCCCTTTGCTGAGGCGAATGCTGGGGACGCTGGTGCAGCGGCAGGAACAAAAGACTACGTTCATGTACGCATCCAGCAGCGTAATGGCCGCAAGAGTCTGACCACTGTCCAGGGTCTGAAGAAGGAATTCAGCTACAGTAAGATCCTCAAAGATCTGAAGAAAGAGTTCTGCTGCAATGGTACTGTTGTCCAGGACTCAGAGCTTGGTCAG GTCATTCAACTTCAGGGTGACCAGAGGAAGAACGTCTCAAATTTCCTCGTCCAG GCCGGCATTGTGAAAAAGGAGCACATCAAGATTCATGGTTTCTGA